A window of the Isachenkonia alkalipeptolytica genome harbors these coding sequences:
- a CDS encoding LiaF domain-containing protein, with protein MKAISSRIILGIFILSIGVVALLSNFGILDYSVGQLFLNFWPLIIVYWGVETLFKPGGLLQRLIGVFIALIGVVLIANRIEFEPLMFNLSSLWQLVVPAILIVSGITLLTGKKKIGKSHYAVLSGLERNRGTWKLGSESYVAFLGGVELDLSLAELPSQETHLDLTAVLGGIEVKVPRDLTIICEGQSVFGGVEQLGDESAGIFTSKKETRHEPNLSTDHPNHGKILRISSSTVFGGIEIDFA; from the coding sequence ATGAAGGCGATATCATCAAGAATCATACTGGGGATTTTCATTCTCAGTATTGGGGTGGTGGCCCTGCTCAGCAATTTCGGCATATTGGATTACAGTGTGGGTCAGCTGTTTTTAAATTTTTGGCCCCTGATCATTGTTTATTGGGGGGTTGAAACCTTATTCAAGCCCGGAGGCCTGCTTCAACGATTGATCGGAGTTTTTATTGCCCTTATCGGAGTGGTGCTTATTGCCAACCGTATAGAATTCGAACCCTTAATGTTTAATCTTTCCTCGCTTTGGCAGCTAGTTGTTCCCGCAATCCTGATTGTCTCCGGAATCACATTGTTAACAGGGAAAAAAAAGATCGGTAAAAGTCATTATGCAGTTCTATCGGGTTTGGAACGAAACCGGGGGACTTGGAAGCTGGGCTCGGAATCCTATGTAGCCTTTTTAGGGGGGGTGGAGTTGGACCTTTCTCTGGCAGAATTGCCTTCTCAGGAAACCCACTTAGACTTAACCGCCGTTCTGGGCGGGATTGAAGTAAAGGTTCCGAGGGATTTAACCATTATTTGCGAGGGACAATCGGTCTTTGGGGGCGTAGAACAACTGGGAGATGAAAGCGCAGGAATTTTCACCTCCAAAAAAGAAACCCGCCACGAACCGAATTTATCCACGGATCATCCCAACCATGGCAAGATTTTAAGAATTTCCTCCTCCACGGTTTTTGGAGGGATCGAAATTGATTTTGCATAG